One Pongo abelii isolate AG06213 chromosome 12, NHGRI_mPonAbe1-v2.0_pri, whole genome shotgun sequence DNA segment encodes these proteins:
- the RRM2 gene encoding ribonucleoside-diphosphate reductase subunit M2 isoform X11, giving the protein MLSVRVPLAPITDPKQLQLSPLKGLSLVDKENTPPALSGTRVLASKTARRIFQEPAEPKTKAAAPDVEDEPLLRENPRRFVIFPIEYHDIWQMYKKAEASFWTAEEVDLSKDIQHWESLKPEERYFISHVLAFFAASDGIVNENLVERFSQEVQITEARCFYGFQIAMENIHSEMYSLLIDTYIKDPKEREFLFNAIETLPCVKKKADWALRWIGDKEATYGERVVAFAAVEGIFFSGSFASIFWLKKRGLMPGLTFSNELISRDEGLHCDFACLMFKHLVHKPSEERVREIIINAVRIEQEFLTEALPVKLIGMNCTLMKQYIEFVADRLMLELGFSKVLGDCEVQSRWSPGPQGDSTPVGETETNHPPSVRG; this is encoded by the exons ATGCTCTCCGTCCGTGTCCCGCTCGCGCCCATCACGGACCCGAAGCAGCTGCAGCTCTCGCCGCTGAAGGGGCTCAGCTTGGTCGACAAGGAGAACACG CCGCCGGCCCTGAGCGGGACCCGCGTCCTGGCCAGCAAGACCGCGAGGAGGATCTTCCAGGAGCCCGCGGAGCCG AAAACTAAAGCAGCTGCCCCCGACGTGGAGGATGAGCCGCTGCTGAGAGAAAACCCCCGCCGCTTTGTCATCTTCCCCATCGAGTACCATGATATCTGGCAGATGTATAAGAAGGCAGAGGCTTCCTTCTGGACCGCCGAGGAG GTGGACCTCTCCAAGGACATTCAGCACTGGGAATCCCTGAAGCCCGAGGAGAGATATTTTATATCCCATGTTCTGGCTTTCTTTGCAGCAAGCGATGGCATAGTAAATGAAAACTTG GTGGAGCGATTTAGCCAAGAAGTTCAGATTACAGAAGCCCGCTGTTTCTATGGCTTCCAAATTGCCATGGAAAACATACATTCTGAAATGTATAGTCTTCTTATTGACACTTACATAAAAGATCCCAAAGAAAG GGAATTTCTCTTCAATGCCATTGAAACGTTGCCTTGTGTCAAGAAGAAGGCAGACTGGGCCTTGCGCTGGATTGGGGACAAAGAGGCTACCTATG GTGAACGTGTTGTAGCCTTTGCTGCAGTGGAAGGCATCTTCTTTTCCGGTTCTTTTGCATCGATATTCTGGCTCAAGAAACGAGGACTGATGCCTGGCCTCACATTTTCTAATGAACTTATTAGCAGAGATGAG ggtttaCACTGTGATTTTGCTTGCCTGATGTTCAAACACCTGGTACACAAACCATCGGAGGAGAGAGTAAGAGAAATAATTATCAATGCTGTTCGGATAGAACAG GAGTTCCTCACCGAGGCCTTGCCTGTGAAGCTCATTGGGATGAATTGCACTCTAATGAAGCAATACATTGAGTTTGTGGCAGACAGACTTATGCTGGAACTGGGTTTTAGCAAG GTGCTGGGAGACTGTGAAGTGCAAAGCAGATGGAGTCCAGGCCCTCAGGGAGACAGCACGCCAGTGGGGGAGACGGAGACCAATCACCCACCCAGTGTGCG GGGATGA
- the RRM2 gene encoding ribonucleoside-diphosphate reductase subunit M2 isoform X10, translating into MLSVRVPLAPITDPKQLQLSPLKGLSLVDKENTPPALSGTRVLASKTARRIFQEPAEPKTKAAAPDVEDEPLLRENPRRFVIFPIEYHDIWQMYKKAEASFWTAEEVDLSKDIQHWESLKPEERYFISHVLAFFAASDGIVNENLVERFSQEVQITEARCFYGFQIAMENIHSEMYSLLIDTYIKDPKEREFLFNAIETLPCVKKKADWALRWIGDKEATYGERVVAFAAVEGIFFSGSFASIFWLKKRGLMPGLTFSNELISRDEGLHCDFACLMFKHLVHKPSEERVREIIINAVRIEQEFLTEALPVKLIGMNCTLMKQYIEFVADRLMLELGFSKVLGDCEVQSRWSPGPQGDSTPVGETETNHPPSVRPECLLSA; encoded by the exons ATGCTCTCCGTCCGTGTCCCGCTCGCGCCCATCACGGACCCGAAGCAGCTGCAGCTCTCGCCGCTGAAGGGGCTCAGCTTGGTCGACAAGGAGAACACG CCGCCGGCCCTGAGCGGGACCCGCGTCCTGGCCAGCAAGACCGCGAGGAGGATCTTCCAGGAGCCCGCGGAGCCG AAAACTAAAGCAGCTGCCCCCGACGTGGAGGATGAGCCGCTGCTGAGAGAAAACCCCCGCCGCTTTGTCATCTTCCCCATCGAGTACCATGATATCTGGCAGATGTATAAGAAGGCAGAGGCTTCCTTCTGGACCGCCGAGGAG GTGGACCTCTCCAAGGACATTCAGCACTGGGAATCCCTGAAGCCCGAGGAGAGATATTTTATATCCCATGTTCTGGCTTTCTTTGCAGCAAGCGATGGCATAGTAAATGAAAACTTG GTGGAGCGATTTAGCCAAGAAGTTCAGATTACAGAAGCCCGCTGTTTCTATGGCTTCCAAATTGCCATGGAAAACATACATTCTGAAATGTATAGTCTTCTTATTGACACTTACATAAAAGATCCCAAAGAAAG GGAATTTCTCTTCAATGCCATTGAAACGTTGCCTTGTGTCAAGAAGAAGGCAGACTGGGCCTTGCGCTGGATTGGGGACAAAGAGGCTACCTATG GTGAACGTGTTGTAGCCTTTGCTGCAGTGGAAGGCATCTTCTTTTCCGGTTCTTTTGCATCGATATTCTGGCTCAAGAAACGAGGACTGATGCCTGGCCTCACATTTTCTAATGAACTTATTAGCAGAGATGAG ggtttaCACTGTGATTTTGCTTGCCTGATGTTCAAACACCTGGTACACAAACCATCGGAGGAGAGAGTAAGAGAAATAATTATCAATGCTGTTCGGATAGAACAG GAGTTCCTCACCGAGGCCTTGCCTGTGAAGCTCATTGGGATGAATTGCACTCTAATGAAGCAATACATTGAGTTTGTGGCAGACAGACTTATGCTGGAACTGGGTTTTAGCAAG GTGCTGGGAGACTGTGAAGTGCAAAGCAGATGGAGTCCAGGCCCTCAGGGAGACAGCACGCCAGTGGGGGAGACGGAGACCAATCACCCACCCAGTGTGCG
- the RRM2 gene encoding ribonucleoside-diphosphate reductase subunit M2 isoform X9: MGRVGGMVQPMGRAGAPKPMGRAGSARRGRFKGCWSEGSPVHPVPVVLSWPLALLRCAATMLSVRVPLAPITDPKQLQLSPLKGLSLVDKENTPPALSGTRVLASKTARRIFQEPAEPKTKAAAPDVEDEPLLRENPRRFVIFPIEYHDIWQMYKKAEASFWTAEEVDLSKDIQHWESLKPEERYFISHVLAFFAASDGIVNENLVERFSQEVQITEARCFYGFQIAMENIHSEMYSLLIDTYIKDPKEREFLFNAIETLPCVKKKADWALRWIGDKEATYGERVVAFAAVEGIFFSGSFASIFWLKKRGLMPGLTFSNELISRDEGLHCDFACLMFKHLVHKPSEERVREIIINAVRIEQEFLTEALPVKLIGMNCTLMKQYIEFVADRLMLELGFSKVFRVENPFDFMENISLEGKTNFFEKRVGEYQRMGVMSSPTENSFTLDADF, from the exons ATGGGAAGGGTCGGGGGCATGGTACAGCCAATGGGAAGGGCCGGGGCACCAAAGCCAATGGGAAGGGCCGGGAGCGCGCGGCGCGGGAGATTTAAAGGCTGCTGGAGTGAGGGGTCGCCCGTGCACCCCGTCCCAGTCGTCCTGTCCTGGCCGCTCGCTCTGCTTCGCTGCGCCGCCACTATGCTCTCCGTCCGTGTCCCGCTCGCGCCCATCACGGACCCGAAGCAGCTGCAGCTCTCGCCGCTGAAGGGGCTCAGCTTGGTCGACAAGGAGAACACG CCGCCGGCCCTGAGCGGGACCCGCGTCCTGGCCAGCAAGACCGCGAGGAGGATCTTCCAGGAGCCCGCGGAGCCG AAAACTAAAGCAGCTGCCCCCGACGTGGAGGATGAGCCGCTGCTGAGAGAAAACCCCCGCCGCTTTGTCATCTTCCCCATCGAGTACCATGATATCTGGCAGATGTATAAGAAGGCAGAGGCTTCCTTCTGGACCGCCGAGGAG GTGGACCTCTCCAAGGACATTCAGCACTGGGAATCCCTGAAGCCCGAGGAGAGATATTTTATATCCCATGTTCTGGCTTTCTTTGCAGCAAGCGATGGCATAGTAAATGAAAACTTG GTGGAGCGATTTAGCCAAGAAGTTCAGATTACAGAAGCCCGCTGTTTCTATGGCTTCCAAATTGCCATGGAAAACATACATTCTGAAATGTATAGTCTTCTTATTGACACTTACATAAAAGATCCCAAAGAAAG GGAATTTCTCTTCAATGCCATTGAAACGTTGCCTTGTGTCAAGAAGAAGGCAGACTGGGCCTTGCGCTGGATTGGGGACAAAGAGGCTACCTATG GTGAACGTGTTGTAGCCTTTGCTGCAGTGGAAGGCATCTTCTTTTCCGGTTCTTTTGCATCGATATTCTGGCTCAAGAAACGAGGACTGATGCCTGGCCTCACATTTTCTAATGAACTTATTAGCAGAGATGAG ggtttaCACTGTGATTTTGCTTGCCTGATGTTCAAACACCTGGTACACAAACCATCGGAGGAGAGAGTAAGAGAAATAATTATCAATGCTGTTCGGATAGAACAG GAGTTCCTCACCGAGGCCTTGCCTGTGAAGCTCATTGGGATGAATTGCACTCTAATGAAGCAATACATTGAGTTTGTGGCAGACAGACTTATGCTGGAACTGGGTTTTAGCAAG GTTTTCAGAGTAGAGAACCCATTTGACTTTATGGAGAATATTTCACTGGAAGGAAAGACTAACTTCTTTGAGAAGAGAGTAGGCGAGTATCAGAGGATGGGAGTGATGTCAAGTCCAACAGAGAATTCTTTTACCTTGGATGCTGACTTCTAA
- the RRM2 gene encoding ribonucleoside-diphosphate reductase subunit M2 isoform X12 gives MLSVRVPLAPITDPKQLQLSPLKGLSLVDKENTKTKAAAPDVEDEPLLRENPRRFVIFPIEYHDIWQMYKKAEASFWTAEEVDLSKDIQHWESLKPEERYFISHVLAFFAASDGIVNENLVERFSQEVQITEARCFYGFQIAMENIHSEMYSLLIDTYIKDPKEREFLFNAIETLPCVKKKADWALRWIGDKEATYGERVVAFAAVEGIFFSGSFASIFWLKKRGLMPGLTFSNELISRDEGLHCDFACLMFKHLVHKPSEERVREIIINAVRIEQEFLTEALPVKLIGMNCTLMKQYIEFVADRLMLELGFSKVFRVENPFDFMENISLEGKTNFFEKRVGEYQRMGVMSSPTENSFTLDADF, from the exons ATGCTCTCCGTCCGTGTCCCGCTCGCGCCCATCACGGACCCGAAGCAGCTGCAGCTCTCGCCGCTGAAGGGGCTCAGCTTGGTCGACAAGGAGAACACG AAAACTAAAGCAGCTGCCCCCGACGTGGAGGATGAGCCGCTGCTGAGAGAAAACCCCCGCCGCTTTGTCATCTTCCCCATCGAGTACCATGATATCTGGCAGATGTATAAGAAGGCAGAGGCTTCCTTCTGGACCGCCGAGGAG GTGGACCTCTCCAAGGACATTCAGCACTGGGAATCCCTGAAGCCCGAGGAGAGATATTTTATATCCCATGTTCTGGCTTTCTTTGCAGCAAGCGATGGCATAGTAAATGAAAACTTG GTGGAGCGATTTAGCCAAGAAGTTCAGATTACAGAAGCCCGCTGTTTCTATGGCTTCCAAATTGCCATGGAAAACATACATTCTGAAATGTATAGTCTTCTTATTGACACTTACATAAAAGATCCCAAAGAAAG GGAATTTCTCTTCAATGCCATTGAAACGTTGCCTTGTGTCAAGAAGAAGGCAGACTGGGCCTTGCGCTGGATTGGGGACAAAGAGGCTACCTATG GTGAACGTGTTGTAGCCTTTGCTGCAGTGGAAGGCATCTTCTTTTCCGGTTCTTTTGCATCGATATTCTGGCTCAAGAAACGAGGACTGATGCCTGGCCTCACATTTTCTAATGAACTTATTAGCAGAGATGAG ggtttaCACTGTGATTTTGCTTGCCTGATGTTCAAACACCTGGTACACAAACCATCGGAGGAGAGAGTAAGAGAAATAATTATCAATGCTGTTCGGATAGAACAG GAGTTCCTCACCGAGGCCTTGCCTGTGAAGCTCATTGGGATGAATTGCACTCTAATGAAGCAATACATTGAGTTTGTGGCAGACAGACTTATGCTGGAACTGGGTTTTAGCAAG GTTTTCAGAGTAGAGAACCCATTTGACTTTATGGAGAATATTTCACTGGAAGGAAAGACTAACTTCTTTGAGAAGAGAGTAGGCGAGTATCAGAGGATGGGAGTGATGTCAAGTCCAACAGAGAATTCTTTTACCTTGGATGCTGACTTCTAA